In Rhododendron vialii isolate Sample 1 chromosome 9a, ASM3025357v1, the following are encoded in one genomic region:
- the LOC131300891 gene encoding transmembrane 9 superfamily member 2-like isoform X2: MQTRQVHFIILDQVEQKKESLGEVLNGYRLVSTAYKLDFLVEKESEVACKKKLTKEEVSQFRAAVVRDYYFQMYYDNLPIWAFIGKVEDKHYDGGIVEQYHLYTHLEFEILYNKGHVIEITLRTDPNSVVDLTEDEEVDVEFTYTVRWKETDNLFEKRIDKYLWSSTLPHYRRVHWFAVMNSCLTVLIVLGCLLTFYVRVLEKDINKYASDEELFDNQEERGWKSIHGDVFRYPKHKSLFAAAIGSGTQLFVLSIFIIMLGVVGVFQPYSRGTLFTALVFVYAITSVIAGYTAVSLYYQLEGTNWVRNILLTGCVFGGPLLLAFCFLNFVAITYRVNAALPLGTILLLLSIWLFGASPLLLFGGIAGRNSGSDLQAPCRTTKCPREIPTLRWYRGTLPQMAVAGILPFGVIYVETYYLLASIWGHRIYTIYGILLIVFIILVIITVFVTVALTYFQLAAEDHEWWWRSFFCGGSTGLFIYGYCLYYYYRRSDMSGFLQTSFFFGYMGCICYGIFLMLGTIGFRASLLFVRHIYGSIKCE, translated from the exons ATGCAAACAAGGCAGGTCCATTTCATAATCCTAG ATCAGGTGGAACAGAAGAAAGAATCTTTAGGTGAGGTATTGAATGGTTATCGTCTTGTTTCTACTGCatataaacttgattttctagTTGAGAAGGAGTCTGAAGTTGCATGTAAAAAGAAACTGACAAAAGAAGAAGTTTCTCAGTTCCGAGCTGCAGTTGTGCGTGACTATTACTTTCAAATGTACTACGATAACTTGCCAATTTGGGCTTTCATTGGAAAGGTTGAAGACAAGCATTATGATGGTGGTATAGTCGAACAATACCACCTTTATACTCATCTTGAATTTGAGATCCTCTACAATAAGGGACATGTGATTGAGATCACTCTTAGAACAGACCCAAATTCTGTGGTGGACCTAACGGAAGACGAGGAAGTTGACGTGGAGTTCACATACACAGTGAGATGGAAGGAAACAGACAACCTGTTTGAGAAGAGGATAGATAAATACCTTTGGTCTTCTACACTGCCGCATTACCGGAGAGTCCACTGGTTTGCAGTTATGAACTCGTGTTTGACAGTTCTCATCGTACTTGGTTGTCTGCTGACGTTTTATGTGCGAGTCCTCGAGAAGGATATTAATAA GTATGCGAGTGATGAGGAGTTGTTTGATAATCAAGAAGAAAGAGGATGGAAAAGCATCCATGGTGATGTTTTTCGGTATCCAAAGCACAAGTCTTTGTTTGCTGCAGCCATTGGTTCTGGCACCCAATTATTCGTTCT TTCGATATTCATTATAATGCTAGGAGTAGTTGGAGTATTTCAACCATATAGCCGAGGAACACTATTCACTGCGCTGGTGTTTGTCTATGCAATTACGTCTGTTATTGCAGGCTATACAGCAGTTTCTTTATATTACCAGCTTGAAGGGACCAACTGG GTAAGGAACATACTGCTGACAGGATGTGTTTTTGGAGGGCCACTCCTCCTTGCATTCTGCTTCCTAAATTTTGTTGCTATCACGTACAGAGTGAATGCAGCCCTTCCACTAGGGACGATTCTGTTATTGTTGTCTATATGGCTGTTTGGAGCATCACCGTTGCTTTTGTTTGGTGGAATTGCTGGGAGAAATAGTGGGTCCGATTTACAAGCTCCGTGCAGAACCACCAAGTGTCCCAGAGAGATTCCAACTCTTCGCTGGTACAGGGGTACTTTACCCCAGATGGCAGTGGCGGGGATATTGCCCTTTGGTGTTATCTACGTCGAGACTTACTATTTGTTGGCTAGCATATGGGGTCACCGGATTTACACCATATATGGTATTTTGCTCATTGTCTTCATAATTCTCGTCATCATAACTGTTTTCGTGACTGTGGCCTTGACGTACTTTCAGCTTGCTGCTGAAGATCATGAATGGTGGTGGAG GTCATTCTTTTGTGGTGGCTCAACTGGCTTGTTTATCTATGGCTATTGCTTGTACTATTACTATCGAAGGTCGGATATGTCTGGTTTCCTCCAAACTTCATTCTTCTTCGGTTACATGGGTTGCATCTGCTATGGCATTTTCCTAATGCTTGGGACAATTGGTTTCCGTGCTTCCTTGCTCTTTGTTCGTCATATATATGGCTCTATCAAGTGCGAGTAG
- the LOC131300891 gene encoding transmembrane 9 superfamily member 2-like isoform X1, whose protein sequence is MAECSAICLVAFLIMFCASQVRSAGSNHQYKAGDTIPLYANKAGPFHNPSETYAYNDLPYCSPDQVEQKKESLGEVLNGYRLVSTAYKLDFLVEKESEVACKKKLTKEEVSQFRAAVVRDYYFQMYYDNLPIWAFIGKVEDKHYDGGIVEQYHLYTHLEFEILYNKGHVIEITLRTDPNSVVDLTEDEEVDVEFTYTVRWKETDNLFEKRIDKYLWSSTLPHYRRVHWFAVMNSCLTVLIVLGCLLTFYVRVLEKDINKYASDEELFDNQEERGWKSIHGDVFRYPKHKSLFAAAIGSGTQLFVLSIFIIMLGVVGVFQPYSRGTLFTALVFVYAITSVIAGYTAVSLYYQLEGTNWVRNILLTGCVFGGPLLLAFCFLNFVAITYRVNAALPLGTILLLLSIWLFGASPLLLFGGIAGRNSGSDLQAPCRTTKCPREIPTLRWYRGTLPQMAVAGILPFGVIYVETYYLLASIWGHRIYTIYGILLIVFIILVIITVFVTVALTYFQLAAEDHEWWWRSFFCGGSTGLFIYGYCLYYYYRRSDMSGFLQTSFFFGYMGCICYGIFLMLGTIGFRASLLFVRHIYGSIKCE, encoded by the exons ATGGCTGAATGCTCAGCAATTTGTCTTGTTGCTTTTCTCATAATGTTTTGTGCAAGTCAAGTGAGATCAGCTGGGTCAAACCATCAGTACAAAGCCGGAGACACAATCCCTCTTTATGCAAACAAGGCAGGTCCATTTCATAATCCTAG TGAAACATATGCTTATAATGATCTTCCCTACTGTTCACCAG ATCAGGTGGAACAGAAGAAAGAATCTTTAGGTGAGGTATTGAATGGTTATCGTCTTGTTTCTACTGCatataaacttgattttctagTTGAGAAGGAGTCTGAAGTTGCATGTAAAAAGAAACTGACAAAAGAAGAAGTTTCTCAGTTCCGAGCTGCAGTTGTGCGTGACTATTACTTTCAAATGTACTACGATAACTTGCCAATTTGGGCTTTCATTGGAAAGGTTGAAGACAAGCATTATGATGGTGGTATAGTCGAACAATACCACCTTTATACTCATCTTGAATTTGAGATCCTCTACAATAAGGGACATGTGATTGAGATCACTCTTAGAACAGACCCAAATTCTGTGGTGGACCTAACGGAAGACGAGGAAGTTGACGTGGAGTTCACATACACAGTGAGATGGAAGGAAACAGACAACCTGTTTGAGAAGAGGATAGATAAATACCTTTGGTCTTCTACACTGCCGCATTACCGGAGAGTCCACTGGTTTGCAGTTATGAACTCGTGTTTGACAGTTCTCATCGTACTTGGTTGTCTGCTGACGTTTTATGTGCGAGTCCTCGAGAAGGATATTAATAA GTATGCGAGTGATGAGGAGTTGTTTGATAATCAAGAAGAAAGAGGATGGAAAAGCATCCATGGTGATGTTTTTCGGTATCCAAAGCACAAGTCTTTGTTTGCTGCAGCCATTGGTTCTGGCACCCAATTATTCGTTCT TTCGATATTCATTATAATGCTAGGAGTAGTTGGAGTATTTCAACCATATAGCCGAGGAACACTATTCACTGCGCTGGTGTTTGTCTATGCAATTACGTCTGTTATTGCAGGCTATACAGCAGTTTCTTTATATTACCAGCTTGAAGGGACCAACTGG GTAAGGAACATACTGCTGACAGGATGTGTTTTTGGAGGGCCACTCCTCCTTGCATTCTGCTTCCTAAATTTTGTTGCTATCACGTACAGAGTGAATGCAGCCCTTCCACTAGGGACGATTCTGTTATTGTTGTCTATATGGCTGTTTGGAGCATCACCGTTGCTTTTGTTTGGTGGAATTGCTGGGAGAAATAGTGGGTCCGATTTACAAGCTCCGTGCAGAACCACCAAGTGTCCCAGAGAGATTCCAACTCTTCGCTGGTACAGGGGTACTTTACCCCAGATGGCAGTGGCGGGGATATTGCCCTTTGGTGTTATCTACGTCGAGACTTACTATTTGTTGGCTAGCATATGGGGTCACCGGATTTACACCATATATGGTATTTTGCTCATTGTCTTCATAATTCTCGTCATCATAACTGTTTTCGTGACTGTGGCCTTGACGTACTTTCAGCTTGCTGCTGAAGATCATGAATGGTGGTGGAG GTCATTCTTTTGTGGTGGCTCAACTGGCTTGTTTATCTATGGCTATTGCTTGTACTATTACTATCGAAGGTCGGATATGTCTGGTTTCCTCCAAACTTCATTCTTCTTCGGTTACATGGGTTGCATCTGCTATGGCATTTTCCTAATGCTTGGGACAATTGGTTTCCGTGCTTCCTTGCTCTTTGTTCGTCATATATATGGCTCTATCAAGTGCGAGTAG